The Burkholderia pyrrocinia genome has a segment encoding these proteins:
- the fixL gene encoding oxygen sensor histidine kinase FixL — translation MLTDRLFARSARPSGPPAESQPSRWHHGPWWSNSYLLTPLLSILVFLVVMSLILWSLNRREQQQQEDTLFRNVAWAQQQIRLSMTGAQEQLQALSRDLASGRLDQNAFQMAVADVMQTHPEILYLNWYTAPGVQRWPTVHPPLLGQRLAKPGDAQMQDAVRGAYDEARSTRRQAYSPLIYDDFGNGFITLQTPVMRGDREYLGSIAAVFSVEGILKHDIPQELSSKYKISITDANNRELSSTSTRPRLPRDSHYDLPLDPPGQGLTVRVYAFPQLTNLTNNTLVWLVAGLSCFVLWSLWSLWKHTRQRFEAQQALYAEAFFRRAMENSVLIGMRVLDMHGRITHVNPAFCRMTGWDESDLVGKVAPFPYWPRDAYPEMQRQLDMTLRGKAPSSGFELRVRRKNGTLFHARLYVSPLIDSSGRQTGWMSSMTDITEPKRAREELAAAHERFTTVLESLDAAVSVLAADEAELLFANRYYRHLFGIRPDGHLELSGGGFDRAQASSDSIDMVDAFAGLPAAALTSSTADAQEVYVESIQKWFEVRRQYIQWVDGHLAQMQIATDITTRKKAQELAHQQEEKLQFTSRLMTMGEMASSIAHELNQPLAAINNYCSGTLALVKSGRGTPETLQPALEKTAQQALRAGMIVKRIREFVKRSEPKRQPARVADIVADAVGLAEIEARKRRIRIVTEILARMPIIYVDPVLIEQVLMNLMKNAAEAMADVKPASADGVIRVVADIDAGFVDIRVIDQGPGVDEATAERLFEPFYSTKSDGMGMGLNICRSIIESHRGRLWVVNNVEPDGRISGATFHCSLPIGEPADLGQGGREASASHTVTGEL, via the coding sequence ATGTTGACCGATCGGCTTTTCGCACGCTCGGCGCGACCGTCGGGCCCGCCGGCGGAGTCGCAGCCGTCCCGTTGGCACCACGGACCGTGGTGGTCCAATTCCTATTTGCTGACGCCGCTGCTGTCGATCCTGGTGTTCCTGGTGGTGATGAGCCTCATCCTGTGGAGCCTCAATCGCCGCGAACAGCAGCAACAGGAAGACACCCTCTTCCGTAACGTCGCGTGGGCGCAGCAGCAGATCCGCCTGTCGATGACGGGCGCGCAGGAACAGCTGCAGGCGCTGTCGCGCGATCTCGCGTCGGGCCGCCTCGACCAGAACGCGTTCCAGATGGCCGTCGCGGACGTGATGCAGACGCATCCGGAAATCCTCTACCTGAACTGGTACACCGCGCCCGGCGTGCAGCGCTGGCCGACCGTGCATCCGCCGCTGCTCGGCCAGCGGCTCGCGAAGCCCGGCGACGCGCAGATGCAGGACGCCGTGCGCGGCGCGTACGACGAAGCGCGCAGCACGCGCCGCCAGGCCTATTCGCCGCTGATCTACGACGACTTCGGCAACGGCTTCATCACGCTGCAGACGCCCGTGATGCGCGGCGACCGCGAGTATCTCGGCTCGATCGCCGCGGTGTTCTCGGTCGAAGGGATCCTGAAACACGACATCCCGCAAGAGCTGTCGTCGAAGTACAAGATCTCGATCACCGACGCGAACAACCGCGAGCTGTCGTCCACGTCGACGCGTCCGCGCCTGCCGCGCGACTCGCACTACGACCTGCCGCTCGATCCGCCCGGCCAGGGGCTGACCGTGCGCGTGTACGCGTTCCCGCAGCTCACGAACCTGACCAACAACACGCTCGTGTGGCTCGTCGCGGGGCTGTCGTGCTTCGTGCTGTGGAGCCTCTGGAGCCTGTGGAAGCACACGCGCCAGCGCTTCGAGGCGCAGCAGGCGCTGTACGCGGAAGCGTTCTTCCGCCGCGCGATGGAGAACTCGGTGCTGATCGGCATGCGCGTGCTCGACATGCACGGCCGCATCACGCACGTGAACCCGGCGTTCTGCCGGATGACCGGCTGGGACGAGAGCGACCTCGTCGGCAAGGTCGCGCCGTTCCCGTACTGGCCGCGCGACGCCTACCCGGAAATGCAGCGCCAGCTCGACATGACGCTGCGCGGCAAGGCGCCGAGCTCGGGCTTCGAGCTGCGCGTGCGGCGCAAGAACGGCACGCTGTTCCATGCGCGCCTGTACGTATCGCCGCTGATCGACAGCTCTGGCCGCCAGACCGGCTGGATGTCGTCGATGACCGACATCACCGAGCCGAAGCGCGCGCGCGAGGAACTCGCGGCCGCGCACGAGCGCTTCACGACGGTGCTCGAAAGCCTCGACGCCGCGGTGTCGGTGCTGGCCGCCGACGAGGCCGAGCTGCTGTTCGCGAACCGCTACTACCGCCACCTGTTCGGCATCCGCCCGGACGGCCATCTCGAGCTGTCGGGCGGCGGCTTCGACCGCGCGCAGGCATCGTCCGACTCGATCGACATGGTCGACGCGTTCGCGGGCCTGCCGGCCGCCGCGCTGACGAGCAGCACCGCCGATGCGCAGGAGGTGTACGTCGAGAGCATCCAGAAGTGGTTCGAGGTGCGCCGCCAGTACATCCAGTGGGTGGACGGCCACCTCGCGCAGATGCAGATCGCGACCGACATCACGACCCGCAAGAAGGCGCAGGAACTCGCGCACCAGCAGGAAGAGAAGCTGCAGTTCACGAGCCGATTGATGACGATGGGTGAAATGGCGTCGTCGATTGCTCACGAATTGAATCAGCCGCTCGCCGCGATCAACAACTACTGCTCCGGCACGCTCGCGCTCGTCAAGAGCGGCCGCGGCACGCCCGAGACGCTGCAGCCCGCGCTGGAAAAGACCGCGCAGCAGGCGCTGCGCGCGGGGATGATCGTCAAGCGGATCCGCGAATTCGTGAAGCGCAGCGAGCCGAAGCGCCAGCCGGCGCGCGTCGCGGACATCGTCGCCGACGCGGTCGGGCTCGCCGAAATCGAGGCCAGGAAGCGCAGGATCCGGATCGTCACGGAAATCCTCGCAAGAATGCCTATTATTTATGTCGACCCCGTGCTGATCGAGCAGGTGCTGATGAACCTGATGAAGAACGCGGCCGAGGCGATGGCCGACGTGAAGCCGGCGTCGGCGGACGGCGTGATCCGCGTCGTCGCCGACATCGATGCGGGATTCGTCGACATCCGCGTGATCGACCAGGGTCCGGGCGTCGACGAAGCAACCGCCGAACGCCTGTTCGAACCGTTTTACAGCACCAAGTCCGATGGCATGGGCATGGGGCTGAACATCTGCCGTTCGATCATCGAATCGCATCGGGGGCGTCTGTGGGTGGTCAACAACGTCGAGCCGGATGGCCGCATTTCCGGCGCGACGTTCCACTGCAGCCTGCCCATTGGGGAACCCGCTGATCTCGGCCAAGGGGGGCGCGAGGCATCGGCATCACATACCGTAACGGGAGAACTATGA
- the fixJ gene encoding oxygen response regulator transcription factor FixJ, translating to MNSPVTTTQETVFVVDDDEAVRDSLRWLLEANGYRVQCFSSAEQFLDAYQPAQQAGQIACLILDVRMSGMSGLELQERLIADNAALPIIFVTGHGDVPMAVSTMKKGAMDFIEKPFDEAELRKLVERMLDKARSESKSVQEQRAASERLSKLTAREQQVLERIIAGRLNKQIADDLGISIKTVEAHRANIMEKLNVNTVADLLRLALSKKQA from the coding sequence ATGAATAGCCCTGTCACCACCACTCAGGAAACCGTCTTTGTCGTTGACGACGACGAGGCCGTACGGGACTCGCTGCGCTGGCTGCTGGAGGCGAACGGCTATCGCGTGCAATGCTTCTCGAGCGCCGAGCAATTCCTCGATGCGTACCAGCCTGCGCAACAGGCCGGACAGATCGCGTGCCTGATCCTCGACGTGCGGATGTCGGGCATGAGCGGTCTCGAACTGCAGGAACGCCTGATCGCCGACAACGCCGCACTGCCGATCATCTTCGTCACGGGTCACGGCGACGTGCCGATGGCCGTGTCGACGATGAAAAAGGGTGCGATGGACTTTATCGAGAAACCGTTCGACGAAGCCGAGCTGCGCAAGCTCGTCGAGCGGATGCTCGACAAGGCCCGAAGCGAGAGCAAGAGCGTCCAGGAACAGCGTGCCGCGAGCGAACGCCTGTCGAAGCTGACCGCGCGCGAGCAGCAGGTGCTCGAACGGATCATCGCGGGCCGCCTGAACAAGCAGATCGCCGACGACCTCGGCATCAGCATCAAGACGGTCGAAGCGCACCGCGCGAACATCATGGAAAAGCTCAACGTCAACACGGTGGCCGACCTGCTGCGCCTCGCGCTGTCGAAGAAACAGGCCTGA
- the folD gene encoding bifunctional methylenetetrahydrofolate dehydrogenase/methenyltetrahydrofolate cyclohydrolase FolD, with protein sequence MTALLIDGNALSKTLRAQAAERAAALTARGHQPGLAVILVGENPASEVYVRNKIKACVDNGFFSQKDTYPATLSEADLLARIDELNRDPKIHGILVQLPLPAHIDSHKVIEAIAPEKDVDGFHVANAGALMTGKPLFRPCTPYGVMKMFAAHDIALQGANAVVIGRSNIVGKPMAMLLLEAGATVTICHSKTRDLAAHTRQADIVVAAVGKRNILTADMVKPGATVIDVGMNRDDAGKLCGDVDFAGVKEVAGHITPVPGGVGPMTITMLLINTIEAAERAAAAAA encoded by the coding sequence ATGACAGCCCTCCTCATCGACGGCAACGCCCTTTCGAAGACCCTGCGCGCGCAGGCCGCCGAACGCGCCGCCGCCCTGACCGCACGCGGCCACCAGCCCGGTCTCGCGGTGATCCTCGTCGGCGAAAACCCGGCGAGCGAAGTCTACGTGCGCAACAAGATCAAGGCGTGCGTGGACAACGGTTTCTTCTCGCAGAAGGATACGTACCCGGCCACGCTGTCGGAAGCCGACCTGCTCGCGCGCATCGACGAACTGAACCGTGACCCGAAGATCCACGGCATCCTCGTCCAGTTGCCGCTGCCCGCGCACATCGACAGCCACAAGGTGATCGAGGCGATCGCACCGGAGAAGGACGTCGACGGCTTTCACGTCGCGAACGCCGGCGCGCTGATGACCGGCAAGCCGCTGTTCCGCCCGTGCACGCCGTACGGCGTGATGAAGATGTTCGCCGCGCATGACATCGCGCTGCAGGGCGCGAACGCGGTCGTGATCGGCCGCTCGAACATCGTCGGCAAGCCGATGGCGATGCTGCTGCTCGAAGCCGGCGCGACCGTGACGATCTGCCACAGCAAGACGCGCGACCTCGCCGCGCACACGCGGCAGGCCGACATCGTGGTCGCCGCGGTCGGCAAGCGCAACATCCTGACGGCCGACATGGTGAAACCCGGCGCGACGGTGATCGATGTCGGCATGAACCGTGACGACGCAGGCAAGCTGTGCGGCGACGTCGATTTCGCGGGCGTGAAGGAAGTCGCCGGCCACATCACGCCGGTGCCGGGCGGCGTCGGTCCGATGACCATCACGATGCTGCTGATCAACACGATCGAAGCCGCCGAGCGCGCCGCCGCCGCGGCCGCCTGA
- a CDS encoding M3 family metallopeptidase → MSASANTNPLLDFTGLPRFGEIRPEHVTPALDTLLDAAGRAVDAASAPATPATWAAVVETVEQATEPLGRAWGVVGHLNAVADTPELRAAYGENLPRVTEFWSSVGQNLALYEKYKAIAASAEYATLSAERKKILDNALRDFRLSGAELPEDRKPRFAELQEQQAALSKAFSDHVLDATNAYAYFVQDEADLAGLPGDAIEAAREAAQKDGKDGWKFTLHFPSYFPVLQYANNRALRETLYRAYATRASELGPQYGDGKAEWDNTAIVADELKLRREEAQMLGYRNFAEVSLAPKMAESPQQVIAFLEDLATRARPHADKDWDELRAFAAKELGLAELAPWDVAYAAEKLREQRYAFSENEVKQYFPEPAVLKGLFTVTETLFGVRIKPDDAPVWHKDVRFFRVENRDGSLVAQFYLDLYAREGKRGGAWMDDARSRAKRGSTVQTPVAYLTCNFSAPVGGKPACFTHDEVITLFHEFGHGLHHMLTRVDELGVSGINGVEWDAVELPSQFMENFCWEWDVLSSMSSHVDTGATLPRELFDKMIAAKNFQSGLGTLRQIVFSMFDMLLHVDFDPAGATGVTAFAREINERYHVIPQAAFSRWPNTFSHIFAGGYAAGYYSYKWAEVLSADAYAAFEEAAAASGSVLDAATGTRYRREILEVGGSRPAMDSFKAFRGREPEIDALLRHNGMAAPAH, encoded by the coding sequence ATGTCCGCCAGCGCCAACACCAATCCGCTCCTCGACTTCACCGGCCTGCCCCGCTTCGGCGAAATCCGCCCGGAACACGTGACGCCCGCGCTCGATACGCTGCTCGACGCAGCCGGTCGCGCGGTCGACGCCGCGAGCGCGCCCGCGACGCCGGCGACCTGGGCCGCCGTCGTCGAGACGGTCGAGCAGGCGACGGAGCCGCTCGGCCGTGCGTGGGGCGTCGTCGGCCACCTGAACGCGGTCGCCGATACGCCTGAACTGCGGGCCGCATACGGCGAGAACCTGCCGCGCGTGACCGAGTTCTGGTCGAGCGTCGGCCAGAATCTCGCGCTGTACGAGAAGTACAAGGCGATCGCCGCGAGCGCCGAATACGCGACGCTGTCCGCCGAACGAAAGAAGATCCTCGACAACGCACTGCGCGATTTCCGCCTGTCGGGCGCCGAGCTGCCCGAGGACCGGAAGCCGCGCTTCGCGGAACTGCAGGAACAGCAGGCCGCGCTGTCGAAGGCGTTCTCCGACCACGTGCTCGACGCGACCAACGCGTACGCGTACTTCGTGCAGGACGAGGCCGACCTGGCCGGCCTGCCCGGCGACGCGATCGAGGCCGCCCGCGAAGCCGCGCAGAAGGACGGCAAGGACGGCTGGAAATTCACGCTGCACTTCCCGTCGTACTTCCCGGTGCTGCAGTACGCGAACAACCGCGCGCTGCGCGAGACGCTCTATCGCGCGTATGCGACGCGCGCGTCGGAACTGGGGCCGCAGTACGGCGACGGCAAGGCCGAGTGGGACAACACGGCAATCGTCGCCGACGAGCTGAAGCTGCGCCGCGAAGAGGCGCAGATGCTCGGTTACCGCAACTTCGCCGAAGTGTCGCTCGCACCGAAGATGGCCGAATCGCCGCAGCAGGTGATCGCGTTCCTCGAGGATCTCGCGACGCGCGCGCGCCCGCACGCGGACAAGGACTGGGACGAGCTGCGCGCGTTCGCGGCGAAGGAACTCGGCCTCGCCGAACTCGCGCCGTGGGACGTCGCGTACGCGGCCGAAAAGCTGCGCGAGCAGCGCTACGCGTTCTCGGAAAACGAGGTCAAGCAGTACTTCCCGGAGCCGGCCGTGCTGAAGGGCCTGTTCACCGTCACCGAGACGCTGTTCGGCGTGCGGATCAAGCCGGACGATGCGCCGGTGTGGCACAAGGACGTGCGCTTCTTCCGCGTCGAGAATCGCGACGGCTCGCTCGTCGCGCAGTTCTATCTCGACCTGTACGCGCGCGAAGGCAAGCGCGGCGGCGCATGGATGGACGACGCGCGTTCGCGCGCGAAGCGCGGCAGCACCGTGCAGACGCCGGTCGCCTACCTGACCTGCAACTTCTCGGCGCCGGTCGGCGGCAAGCCCGCGTGCTTCACGCACGACGAAGTCATCACGCTGTTCCATGAGTTCGGCCACGGGCTGCATCACATGCTCACGCGCGTCGACGAACTCGGCGTGTCCGGCATCAACGGCGTCGAATGGGATGCGGTCGAGCTGCCGTCGCAGTTCATGGAAAACTTCTGCTGGGAATGGGACGTGCTGTCGTCGATGTCGTCGCACGTCGACACGGGCGCCACGCTGCCGCGCGAACTGTTCGACAAGATGATCGCCGCGAAGAATTTCCAGAGCGGGCTCGGCACGCTGCGCCAGATCGTGTTCTCGATGTTCGACATGCTGCTGCACGTCGACTTCGACCCGGCGGGCGCAACCGGCGTGACCGCATTCGCGCGCGAGATCAACGAGCGCTATCACGTGATCCCGCAAGCGGCGTTCTCGCGCTGGCCGAACACGTTCAGCCATATCTTCGCGGGCGGTTATGCGGCCGGCTACTACAGCTACAAGTGGGCCGAGGTGCTGTCGGCCGACGCGTACGCGGCATTCGAGGAAGCGGCGGCCGCGAGCGGCAGCGTGCTCGACGCGGCGACCGGCACGCGCTATCGCCGCGAAATCCTCGAGGTCGGCGGCAGCCGCCCGGCGATGGATTCGTTCAAGGCGTTCCGCGGCCGCGAGCCGGAAATCGATGCGCTGCTGCGCCACAACGGGATGGCCGCGCCCGCGCACTGA
- the dinB gene encoding DNA polymerase IV: MFLYSIGTVNPTTIPPADPHAPPPGDVLPRMRKIIHCDCDCFYASVEMRDDPSLRNRPLAVGGRPDQRGVIATCNYEARRYGVHSAMSSALAMRKCPDLLILPSAMDKYRAASRQIMAIYRDYTPDVEPLSLDEAYLDVSGSERCQGSATLIAREIRQRVHDTVGVTVSAGVAPNKFIAKIASDWNKPDGLFVVRPHEIDAFVAALPVRKLHGVGKVTATRLDRLGIQTCAQLRDWPLIDLHREFGAFGRRLYELSRGIDERPVQADQERKSVSVETTYVTDLTTLEQCADEIRRLVVQLDARVARAGAARSIRKLYVKIRFADFQRTTVECVADATNADTAVTLLAKGLQRRAQAVRLLGVGVRIDEDTAERHGQFSLFDDESPAP; encoded by the coding sequence GTGTTTTTGTACAGTATCGGCACCGTGAACCCGACCACCATTCCGCCTGCCGATCCACACGCACCGCCGCCGGGCGACGTGCTGCCGCGCATGCGCAAGATCATTCATTGCGATTGCGACTGTTTCTACGCGTCGGTCGAGATGCGCGACGACCCGTCGCTGCGCAACCGGCCGCTCGCGGTCGGCGGCCGGCCGGACCAGCGCGGCGTGATCGCGACCTGCAACTACGAGGCGCGGCGCTATGGCGTGCATTCGGCGATGTCGTCGGCGCTGGCGATGCGCAAGTGTCCGGACCTGCTGATCCTGCCGTCCGCGATGGACAAGTACCGCGCGGCGTCGCGGCAGATCATGGCGATCTATCGCGACTACACGCCCGACGTCGAGCCGCTGTCGCTCGACGAGGCGTACCTCGACGTCAGCGGGTCAGAGCGGTGCCAGGGCAGCGCGACGCTGATTGCGCGGGAGATCCGCCAGCGCGTGCACGACACGGTCGGGGTGACCGTGTCGGCCGGCGTCGCGCCGAACAAGTTCATCGCGAAGATCGCGTCCGACTGGAACAAGCCCGACGGCCTGTTCGTCGTGCGGCCGCACGAGATCGACGCGTTCGTCGCGGCGCTGCCGGTGCGCAAGCTGCACGGCGTCGGCAAGGTGACGGCCACGCGGCTCGACCGGCTCGGCATCCAGACCTGCGCGCAATTGCGCGACTGGCCGCTGATCGACCTGCACCGCGAATTCGGCGCGTTCGGCCGGCGGCTCTACGAACTGTCGCGCGGGATCGACGAGCGGCCCGTGCAGGCTGACCAGGAGCGCAAGTCGGTCAGCGTCGAGACGACCTACGTGACCGACCTGACGACGCTCGAGCAATGCGCGGACGAAATCCGCCGCCTCGTCGTGCAGCTCGATGCGCGCGTCGCGCGCGCCGGCGCCGCGCGGTCGATCCGCAAGCTGTACGTGAAGATCCGCTTCGCCGATTTCCAGCGCACGACGGTCGAGTGCGTGGCCGACGCGACGAATGCCGATACGGCCGTCACGCTGCTCGCGAAGGGGCTGCAGCGGCGCGCGCAGGCCGTGCGGCTGCTCGGCGTCGGCGTGCGCATCGACGAGGACACGGCCGAGCGTCACGGGCAGTTCTCGTTGTTCGACGACGAATCGCCCGCACCATGA